From Lycium ferocissimum isolate CSIRO_LF1 chromosome 12, AGI_CSIRO_Lferr_CH_V1, whole genome shotgun sequence, one genomic window encodes:
- the LOC132039519 gene encoding probable E3 ubiquitin-protein ligase ZFP1: protein MISRQQGAITLQNNLPVASTGVHSDLIRILHRRLFNDSLDDDLEDDMDDQTENEEDDMDNQAENEADDQKENEEEVILEYFKTRIHRVAASKEGVNNPAETVEVVDRGPADISAICQAEFEHEEIIGTLRCGHEYHTDCIKQWLLRKKDCPMCRASVFPFTKT, encoded by the exons ATGA TTTCAAGGCAGCAAGGCGCAATTACTCTACAAAACAATCTACCCGTGGCGTCTACTGGTGTTCACAGTGATTTGATTAGGATTTTGCATCGTCGTCTATTTAATGACTCTCTGGATGATGATCTTGAGGATGACATGGATGATCAAACGGAGAATGAGGAGGATGACATGGATAATCAAGCGGAGAATGAGGCGGATGATCAAAAGGAGAATGAGGAGGAAGTTATATTGGAgtattttaaaacaagaattcatCGTGTTGCTGCGTCTAAAGAAGGAGTAAATAATCCCGCAGAAACTGTAGAAGTTGTTGATAGAGGACCTGCAGATATTAGTGCAATATGTCAAGCGGAATTTGAACACGAAGAGATCATTGGGACACTTCGATGCGGACACGAATATCATACGGACTGCATCAAACAGTGGTTGTTGAGGAAGAAAGATTGTCCCATGTGTAGAGCTTCAGTTTTTCCCTTCACAAAAACTTGA